A region of Peromyscus maniculatus bairdii isolate BWxNUB_F1_BW_parent chromosome 7, HU_Pman_BW_mat_3.1, whole genome shotgun sequence DNA encodes the following proteins:
- the LOC121831048 gene encoding olfactory receptor 8B8-like: MVLTNGSSVTEFILLGLTDNPDLQIPLFLVFLVMYMITALGNLTLIILIVLNSHLHTPMYFFLFNLSFIDLCYSSVVTPKMLMNFLVKKNVIGFAGCMTQLYFFCFFVISECYVLTAMAYDRYVAICNPLMYNVAMSPKVCAFLMFGSYLMGFFDAMIHTGCILRLTFCDGNTINHYFCDLLPLMKLSCTSTYVNEIEIFIVGGKDITLPSIVIFISYAFILSSILQIRSTAGKSKAFSTCSSHIIAVSMFFGSCAFMYLKPSSIGSLNEGKVSSVFYNIVVPMMNPLIYSLRNKDVKVALRKTLNRNKV, translated from the coding sequence ATGGTTCTGACAAATGGTTCTTCGGTAACAGAATTCATTCTCTTGGGTTTAACGGACAACCCTGACCTCCAAATACCCCTGTTCTTAGTTTTTCTAGTAATGTATATGATCACTGCCTTGGGAAATTTGACTTTGATCATTCTAATTGTTCTGAACTCTCACCTTCATACCCCTATGTACTTTTTCCTCTTTAACTTGTCTTTCATAGACCTCTGCTATTCTTCTGTTGTTACACCCAAAATGCTAATGAACTTCTTAGTAAAGAAGAATGTTATTGGTTTTGCAGGATGTATGACCCAGCtctacttcttttgtttttttgtcatcTCTGAATGTTATGTCTTGACAGCAATGGCCTATGATCGCTATGTGGCTATCTGCAATCCACTCATGTATAATGTTGCCATGTCCCCTAAGGTCTGTGCCTTCCTCATGTTTGGTTCATATTTGATGGGGTTTTTTGATGCCATGATCCACACTGGATGCATCCTGAGACTGACCTTCTGTGATGGGAACACCATCAATCATTACTTCTGTGATCTCCTGCCTTTGATGAAGCTCTCCTGCACTAGCACCTATGTCAATGAGATTGAGATTTTCATTGTAGGGGGTAAAGATATCACTTTACCCAGTATTGTCATCTTTATATCTTATGCCTTCATCCTTTCTAGCATCCTCCAAATAAGGTCCACTGCTGGAAAGTCCAAAGCCTTCAGCACCTGCAGTTCCCACATAATTGCCGTTTCCATGTTCTTTGGATCATGTGCATTTATGTACCTAAAACCCTCCTCAATTGGATCTTTGAACGAGGGAAAAGTATCTTCTGTTTTCTATAATATTGTCGTCCCCATGATGAACCCTTTAATCTACAGCTTGAGAAACAAAGATGTTAAAGTTGCCCTGAGAAAAACTCTGAATAGGAATAAGGTTTGA